A region of the Pedococcus aerophilus genome:
GTCGACGTGCTGGTCATTCGTCGTGCGGGGTCCGGCGGATTGCCCGGGGGCGGCGGTGCTCATGCCGTTCCGGGAGGTCTGGCGGCCGGCACCAGCCAGCGGGCGGTCTGCCGGGAGGCCACGGCCACGACGGTCTCGAGTGGGCCGCGCAGGGGGACGAGGGCGAAGAAGGCACCGACGGCGGTGACCACGAGGACCTGGTCGTCGTAGTGCTCGGGGAGCTCCCAGTCGGGCCACCAGCCCTGCGCCATCATCAGCACGTGCAGGGTGTAGAGGGACAGGGTCATCGCCCCCGCACCGAACACGGCAGCCCACACCCGGGGAAGGAACCGGGTCAGGAGCACGCAGAGCCCGGTCAGGGCGAGCGCGCTGCCGATCGTGTGGGCGAGGTCGAGGGGGGTGCCGGAGTGCGGCGTCACCACGGCGAGCCACCACCACGATCCGGTCGGGGTCGTCCCGCTGAGCCCGTGGGTCAGCAGCGCGTCGAGGGCGGCCGGGTCGGCCAGCGACGGGTCCGGCGTGGCGGCGTCGGGGTAGGTGGCCGCCAGCGAGGCGCGGGCACCCGGCCGGGCGAGGAGCGCCCGGGAGACCACCTGCGCCGCGAGCGCGAGGACCGCTCCGCCCACGAGCAGGCGCGCAGCGGTGGCGGGGCGTCCGAGCGGGAGGCGGCCGAGCGCCATACCGGCCAGGAGGTAGGCCACCCAGACGGCGGCCGGGTAGTAGCCGGTGAGCAGCAGCTCCCCCAGCAGGTGCGCGGGCCGCAGGAGGTCCCCAGGCGTGGGGCTGCCGACCTCGTGGGAGGGCAGCAGCGGCCTGATCAGGTGCGATCCGACCGGGACGGCGAGCACCCAGGCCACGGCCCACCCGGCGAGCGCTCGCGGCCCCAGGCCGAGGAAGGGCAGCCCGAGGACGAACAGGACGGCGTAGGAGGCGAGGATCACCGCGATCACGGTGGGCACAGCCCCGAGCGCGAGCCCGAGGGCGCCCACGAGCAGCGCCCGGACGACGAGGCGCACGGACACCGCGGTGCGCTCACGTCCTCGCACCGGCTCGGACCGTCCGCTGACCAGGGCGAGGCTGACGCCCGCGAGCACGGCGAACAGTGCCGATGCGCGACCACCGGCGAGCTGCTGGACCCACGGCACCTCGGTGCCGACCCGGCCGGGGAGCACGTGCGTGGCCATCATCCCGAAGAGCGCGAGCGCCCTGGCGACGTCGACGCCGACGACCCGCCCCGGCGCGACGTCCGGGAGGACGGGTTCGCTCATGACCTCATCCTGTCAGCCGGGGTGCACGATCGCGCGCCCGACCGTGCTCACCACGGCAGCGTGGCGCCGTCCCTGAAGAAGCCCCCGGTGGGTCCGTCGTCGGGCAGGGTCGCCGCCCACACCACTCCGGGGGCGCTCGCGGCAGCAGTCCGCTCGCCACCGGCGGAGGGCGAATCGGGGCAGACGGTGTTGACGAGGATGCCGCCGGTGGCGAGCTCCGCGGCGAGGAGGCTGGTCAGGGCGTTCAGGGCCGCGGCGCCGATCCCGTATGCCGCGTCGGCGCCGGCGCGCGCGCCGAGCCCGAGCACCGGGTCACCGTGGGAGCCTGCCCCGCTCCCGACGTTGACCACCCGGGGGTGGTCGCTGCGCAGCAGCAGCGGCAGGAAGGCCCGGGTGAGGCGCCAGGCACCGAACAGCGCCACGTCGAGAAGCTGACGGGCCTGCTCGAGGTCGGCCCCGGTCACGGTTCCCGCCCACGGCTCGCGCTCAGTCGGCTCCCGGTCGCCCGGCCGGCTGTGCGCGGTGGTGTTGACGAGGATGTCGAGGCGGGCTCGTGAGGCCACCACGGCCGCCACGGCCGCGTGCACCGACTCGTCGTCGGTCACGTCCAGGTCGACCCCCAGCGGCTCGAGCGCCGGGAGGTCGACGACGGCGTCCTTGGCCGCCTCCGCGGTGCGAGCAGCCACCAGCACGACGGCCCCGGTGAGCGACAGCTGCCGGGCGACCTCGAGTCCGAGACCGGTGTCGACGCCGGTGACGAGGGCGACCGGCGTGGGGGTGGTGTTCACGAGCGCTCCGCGGGGAAGGACGGGTGGGTGGACCCCGACGTGCCGGAGCGGGTCGCGACACGTCGGGGTCGGTCAGGGCGCCGCTGCCGGTCGGCCGGCAGCAGGCGCGGAACGGCGTGGGCGCTCAGCGCCCGACCCCGGTCAGGAGCACCAGGGGTAGACGAACAGGCTCTTGTCCCCGGCGCGGTGGTCGGCGAGCACGACGCTCAGGGGCAGCGGGTCGGGCAGGGACGCGACGTCGGTCCCGGCACGGGGAGTGACGCCGACGGCGACGGCGGTGGAGATGGGCAGGCCGTCCTTGGCCACGGCGCTGAAGACCCCCAGTCCCTTGAGGGCGTTCATACCGGCCCGCATGCAGGCGGTGTCGGGGGCGGCACTGGCCGACGTGGCGGGGACGAGGACGGCGGAACCGACCAGGGCGAGGGCGGCGGCGACACGGGTGAGCTTCATTGCTGTGCACTCCATTCGACGGGGACGAGGTGGTCGCCTCGACCCCTGATCGAGACGACCGGCTGGGGGCGCACCGAGTGAACAATGTTTGTCCAACGTTGCGTCACCCGAGATCCTGCTCCTGTCCGGAGCCGTTGTCCAGACTTTGCCCAAGGTGGGGGCTACGCTGCGCTCGTGTACACGATCAGCCACGCCGCACGGCTGACCGGCGTCCCCGCGGCGACGCTGCGCGTCTGGGAGCGGCGCTACGGGCTGGTCGCCCCGATCCGCACCGACGGCGGCTACCGCCTCTACGACGAGCGGGCCCTGCAGGTGGTCCGGGCGATGTCCTCCCTCGTCGCCGCCGGTTGGGCCCCGAAGCAGGCTGCGGACCACCTCCTCTCCGACGAGGGCGGGGTCCCACCCGCACAGGCACCGGAGCCGGCCACCGACCAGGAGTTCGACGCCCTGGCCCGCGGCGCTGCCGCCCTCGACCCGGTCGCGGTGTCCGCCGCGATGGACGACGCGTTCTCGCGCGGGACCTTCGAGGACGTCGTGGACTCCTGGCTCATGCCCTCGCTGCAGGTCGTCGGCACGTGGTGGCGCGACGGACGGGTCGACGTCGCCGGCGAGCACGTCGTCAGCGCGACCGTCCACCGCCACCTCGGCGCGGCCATGGAGGCGACGCCCTTTCGCAGCTCGGGCCCCCTCCTCGCCGTCGGCCTCGCCCGTGGTTCGCACCACGAGCTCGGGGTGCTGGCGTTCTCGGTCGTGCTCCGCCGCCGAGGCGCCCGGGTCGTCTACCTCGGCACCGACCTGCCCGCCCAGGACTGGGTCAACGTCGTGCGACGGCGCTCCCCCGTGGCTGCGGTCGTCGGGGCGCCCATGCGGACGGACGTCATCGCGGTGCGGGAGACCGCCGACGCCCTGCGCGCCAACCATGCCGGGTTCCCCGTGTACGTCGGCGGCGGGGCCCAGGACGAGGTGGGGCACGGCACCATCGCCCTCGGGCACACGATCCGCGACGCCGCAGACCGCCTCGAGGTCGACCTCGGTCTCGACCTGCGGCGCTGAGGCGCCTCGCGACTCGTCGGGCTCAGACGGTCAGGCGGGCCTGGAGCGCGTCGGTGAGCAGGGCCACGAGGGCCTCGAGCTGGATGTCCTCCGAGGACGAGACCTCCTCGTCCGAGCCGTCCAGGGCGCGGGCCGCCAGGCCCGCCTTGTCGTCGATGAGCTGGGCGACCTTGGAGTCGATGGTCTGCGCCGCGATGATGCGCCACGCCGTGACCGGCTCCTCCTGCCCGATGCGGTGGACGCGGTCGATGGCCTGCGTCTGCTCCGCGTCGGTCCACGACAGCTCTGCGAGCACGACGTTGGAGGCGACCTGGAGGTTCAGGCCGACACCGGCAGCGCTCAGCGAGCAGACGACGACGGCGACCTCGGGGTCGCTCACGAAGGCGTCGATGTTGGCCTGGCGCTGCTTGGGCGTCTGGTGGCCACGGATCGAGGAGTAGCGCAGCCCGCGCTTGGCGAAGGTCTCCTCGGCGACGTCCATGACGTCGATGTGCTTGGCGAAGAAGACGACCTTGCCGACGCTGCGCGCCAGCTGGGCGGCGTAGTCGGCGGCGAGGCCCGCCTTGGCCTGGCCGATGCGGCGCATGACCCCGAAGACGTTCTCCTCGGTTGCCGAGGAGTTGGTGTCCTCGCGCTCCCATCGGGCCACGCGGCGGACCAGCTCGTGGTCGATGCCGGCCACCATGACGCTGGAACGGCGGTTCTCGAGGGCGGAGTCGTAGCGCGAGACCAGGCGACGGGCGAGGTCGCGCTCGGCGGCGCGGATGGAGCGGCCCGCCTCGTCGTCGAGCTCGACCGGAAGGTCGGCGATGCGGCGGGCGGGGATGTCGGAGGCGACGTCGACCTTGCGCCGGCGCACGATCCCGAGGTCGATGACGCTGCCTCGCGCCGCGGTGTAGAAGCCCGAGTCGGCCGGGGTCAGCCCGGTCTCCTCGAGGGAGTGCATGAGCTGGGCCAGGGGCTTCTTCTCGTCGATCCAGCCGAGGAACTGCCAGATCGCGCGGAAGTCCTCGATGTCGTTGATGAGGGGCGTGCCGGTCAGGGCCATGAGCAGCGGACGGACCGTGCGCTGGCGGATCTTCTCGGACAGCTGCAGCACGTGCTGTGAGCGCTGCGAGGTCTTGTTCTTGATGAAGTGCGCCTCGTCCACGACCATGCCGCGGAAGCCGAGGTTGCCGAGCCAGCCGACGTGACGGTCGAGCACCTCGTAGTTGACGACGACGATGTCGGCGAAGCCGTCGATCCCGTCACCGTTGCCGTGGACGACCGTCGCCGTGCGGCGCGGGGTCCAGAGCGCGGCCTCGCGGGCCCAGTTGGTCTTGACGACGTTCGGCACGACGACGAGCAGGGGGTAGGCGCCGGCGGCCTCGGCAGCGAGCAGCGCCTGGGCGGTCTTGCCCAGGCCGGGCTCGTCCGCCAGGAGGAAGGTCCGGTGGCCCTCCGCGGCTGCGGCCACGAGCTGGGCCTGGTGGTGCATCAGCTCGAGCCCGGCTGGGGCCTTCACGGAGGCGTCCTCGGGCAGGTCCATGCAGGACGAGGCGCCGCCGTACTCGAACGAGCGGAACAGCGGACCGAGCAGCTCCCAGCTGCTCAGCCGTCCGGTGGGCCGCTTGTGGTCGACGGCCGAGAAGTCGGGGGCGAGGAAGGGGTTGGCGAGCTGCCGGGCGACCACGGACTGCGGCACGACGCGGCGCTCAACGGCCACGGGGGCGTCGTCGGGCTGCGGCTCGGGCTCGGGCTCGTCGGGCACCTCGAACCCGGCTGCGAGCTGCATCTCCCGCTTCAGCGTGGCGGCGTCGTCGGAGACGGGGGCGTCCTCCGGGAGCAGGACCAGCAGCGAGGTGTCACGGGCCGCGGTCTTGGCGAGGATGGTGGCCACGCCGTCGAGCCGCTTGAGCTGCTCGGTGCGCTGCGCCTCGGTGCTCTCCGCGTCGGTCCTGATCCGCGCACGCTCCTCGCGCACGAGCAGGGCCACGACCTGGAACTTGGTCCGTCCCGAGGGCCGCACCTTGCCGCGCTGGGCAGCGGCCTCTACCTCGCGCACCGCACGCGCCAGGACCGGGATCATCCCCTCGTTGTCGAGGTCGCGGACCCGGCGGGGCGAGCGCTGCCCACCCTGCCCGCCACCACGGCGGGCACCGCCCGCGCGGGACGGACCACCACTGGCGGCACCACTGCGCGTGGCACCGGACTGGCGCTGGCCTCGAGCCAAGAACTTCTCCTCCGAAGGACCGCGACGAGCGGACGGGCGGACCCGGCGCGGGGACGCCGGGACGATCGGGGCGCCGGCGGTCGTCCCTCCCGGGACACCCCCTCGACGCGACCGGACCCACCGGTCGAGCGACCGGGGCGGGGGCGGATCTGCTGCCCCTGCGGTGGAACCGGTGGCCCGGGCGTCCGCGACCGCCGTGCACCGAGCCGAGTCGGGGCGAGAGGGGCGGTACGGCGCCTGGGCCGGTACTGCGCTCATCGTACCGTCAGCGCAGCCCCTGCGGGCGGCGGCGTCCCGAGAGCGCCGACAGCGTGGCGGCGAGGGACACCGAGACCTCGTCCGGTCGTCGCTGCGCGACCCGGATGAAGAGCACGTCGACCACGGTGAGCTGGGCCATCCGGCTCGACATGGCGCCATACCGGAAACGGGTCTCGCGGGAGACTGTGGTGAGCACGGCGTCGGCGCCGCGGGCCAGCGGTGAGCCCGGGAAGTTGGTCACGGCGACGGTGAAGGCGCCTGCCGCCCGGGCCACCTCGAGGGCTGCCAGCGACTCCTCGGTCTCCCCCGAGTGCGAGAAGGCGATGGCGACGGAGCCCGTCGGCAGGACGGCCGCCGAGGTGAGCGCGAGGTGGGCGTCGGTCCAGGAGTTGGCGAGGCAGCCGATGCGGCGCAGCTTGTGCTGGAGGTCCTGCGCGGCCAGGCCGCTCGACGCCGAGCCGTAGACGTCGACGACCGGCGCCCGTTCGATGGCGTCGACGACGCGTTCCACCTCGTCCAGGTCGAGCGCGTCCGCGGTCTCCTCGACCGCGCGCGCCTCCTGGTAGGCGAGCTTGCGCACCACGGCCCGGAGCCCGTCCGCCGGGTCGATGTCGCCGTCGGCCACCCCGAAGTCGATCCGCCGGCCGTCCTCCCCCGCCGCCGCCCGCGCCAGCGCCAGCCGGAACTCCTTGTAGCCCGTGAACCCGAGCCGGCGGCAGAACCTGGCGACGCTGGCCGTCGAGGTCTCGCAGTGGGTGGCGAGGTCGCCGATCGAGCGGGACGACGCGGCCGCGGGGTCGGCCAGCGCAGCCGCGGCGAGCCGCCCGGCCGCCGGCGTCAGCTCCGGCAGGGACTGGCGCAGGCGCACGAGCAGGTCCTCGGCCACGACGCCCTCCCCCTCCGGCTCGCCGGTTCCTCGGGTTCGCGTCCCGACTGTCGGAAAAACTTTACACAGGTATACCGATATGCGGAACAAAGTGCCATATTGAACGCATCGTCCGCTTGTGCGACCCCACGCCACCACCACGCCACCACTCAGGAGTGCCCCCATGGAGACCATCCGCCCCCGCGGACTTCCGGTGCGATCGACCCTCGTGGGTGTCGTCGCCACGACCGCCCTCGCCCTCTCCGGCTGCTCCGGCGGCGACGGCGGCTCCGCGGCCGGGGCCGACGGCCCGCTGGTCTTCGGCATCAGCGCCGACCCGACCCAGACCATCCCGTGGCTGTCGACGTCGACCCAGTCGCTCCAGGTCCTCGGCCAGATCTACAGCAGCCTGCTCAACACCGACGCGGACCTCCAGCCGGTCGCCGGGCTGAGCAACCTGCCGGAGGTCTCCGCGGACGGGAAGACCTACACGTTCACCCTCAAGCAGGGCGTGAAGTTCGGCAACGGCTCGGCTCTCGACTCCGAGGACGTCGTCTACACGTTCGAGAAGATCATGGACCCGGCGACCAAGGCGACCTCGGCGTCGTACTTCGCCTCGGTCGACTCGGTGGAGGCCCCGGACCCGCAGACGGTCGTGGTGAAGCTCAAGGCCCCTGACGCGTCGTTCGTCTCGGCGCTGTCCAACGTCAACACCTCGATCGTCCCCTCCGACGTCCCGGTCGACAGCCTCACGACGACCCCCGTGGGCTCCGGCCCCTACCTGTTCGAGACCCGCACCCCGAACCAGTCGATCACGCTCAAGCGCAACGACGCCTACTACCAGGGCAAGCCCGGCCTGCCCTCGGTGCAGTTCCGGATCATCGCCGACGAGAAGGCGATGGTCTCCGCGCTGCGCACCGGCGCCGTGGACATGGCCGTCTTCGACAACTCGGTGACCGCCAGGACGGCGACCGGGGGCAACGTCAAGGTGTCCACGGTCGACCAGCTGAACTTCCACGTGCTCCAGCTCCGTGCCGATGCGCCGGCCCTCAAGGACGTCGACGTGCGCCTGGCCATGTCGTGCGCCATCGACCGCAAGCAGGTGCTCGACACCGCGGCCCTGGGCGCCGGCAAGCTCACCGGCCCGATCACCTCGCCGGCGTTCCGCTCCGACCCCGACGCCCGGCCCTGCCCGACGCGCGACGTCGCCAAGGCCAAGGACCTCCTGGCCAAGGCCGGCAAGTCCGGTGGCTTCACGATCAACATGATCACCTCGCAGGGCCTCTACTCGACCGCGGTCAACGAGGCCCAGAACATCCAGGCCCAGCTCAAGGACGTCGGCATCACGGTGAAGCTGGAGACGCTGGACTCGGGCGAGTACGTCCAGCGCTGGCTCGCCGGCGACTTCGACACCGCCATCGCCCTCAACGGCGGCAGCAGCGACCCGAACACGATGTACGCCCGCTACTTCACGTCCACGGGCTCCTTCAACAAGGTCGCGGGCTACCGCTCCGCCTCGCTCGACTCGCTCTTCGCCGAGGGCAAGGCCACCAGCGACGAGGCCGCTCGCAAGGCCGTCTACGCCAAGGTGTCGAAGGAGCTCGAGGACAACGCCGTCTGGGTGTGGACCTACACCGGCAACCTCTACATCGCCGCCAACAGCGGGGTGAAGGGGTTCGAGCCCAAGACGAACGCCGACCTCAGCACGCTGTGGAAGACCACGGTCTCCTCGTCCTGACCGCACCCTCCATGACGCTCTTCTCCGCCCTCGCCCGGCACCCCGTGCTGCGCCGTGTCGTCGAGGCCGTGCTCACCCTGCTCGGGGTCTCGGTCCTCACCTTCACCCTGCTGCGCGTGCTGCCCGGCGACCAGATCACCGC
Encoded here:
- a CDS encoding heparan-alpha-glucosaminide N-acetyltransferase domain-containing protein → MSEPVLPDVAPGRVVGVDVARALALFGMMATHVLPGRVGTEVPWVQQLAGGRASALFAVLAGVSLALVSGRSEPVRGRERTAVSVRLVVRALLVGALGLALGAVPTVIAVILASYAVLFVLGLPFLGLGPRALAGWAVAWVLAVPVGSHLIRPLLPSHEVGSPTPGDLLRPAHLLGELLLTGYYPAAVWVAYLLAGMALGRLPLGRPATAARLLVGGAVLALAAQVVSRALLARPGARASLAATYPDAATPDPSLADPAALDALLTHGLSGTTPTGSWWWLAVVTPHSGTPLDLAHTIGSALALTGLCVLLTRFLPRVWAAVFGAGAMTLSLYTLHVLMMAQGWWPDWELPEHYDDQVLVVTAVGAFFALVPLRGPLETVVAVASRQTARWLVPAARPPGTA
- a CDS encoding MerR family transcriptional regulator, which gives rise to MYTISHAARLTGVPAATLRVWERRYGLVAPIRTDGGYRLYDERALQVVRAMSSLVAAGWAPKQAADHLLSDEGGVPPAQAPEPATDQEFDALARGAAALDPVAVSAAMDDAFSRGTFEDVVDSWLMPSLQVVGTWWRDGRVDVAGEHVVSATVHRHLGAAMEATPFRSSGPLLAVGLARGSHHELGVLAFSVVLRRRGARVVYLGTDLPAQDWVNVVRRRSPVAAVVGAPMRTDVIAVRETADALRANHAGFPVYVGGGAQDEVGHGTIALGHTIRDAADRLEVDLGLDLRR
- a CDS encoding DEAD/DEAH box helicase — its product is MIPVLARAVREVEAAAQRGKVRPSGRTKFQVVALLVREERARIRTDAESTEAQRTEQLKRLDGVATILAKTAARDTSLLVLLPEDAPVSDDAATLKREMQLAAGFEVPDEPEPEPQPDDAPVAVERRVVPQSVVARQLANPFLAPDFSAVDHKRPTGRLSSWELLGPLFRSFEYGGASSCMDLPEDASVKAPAGLELMHHQAQLVAAAAEGHRTFLLADEPGLGKTAQALLAAEAAGAYPLLVVVPNVVKTNWAREAALWTPRRTATVVHGNGDGIDGFADIVVVNYEVLDRHVGWLGNLGFRGMVVDEAHFIKNKTSQRSQHVLQLSEKIRQRTVRPLLMALTGTPLINDIEDFRAIWQFLGWIDEKKPLAQLMHSLEETGLTPADSGFYTAARGSVIDLGIVRRRKVDVASDIPARRIADLPVELDDEAGRSIRAAERDLARRLVSRYDSALENRRSSVMVAGIDHELVRRVARWEREDTNSSATEENVFGVMRRIGQAKAGLAADYAAQLARSVGKVVFFAKHIDVMDVAEETFAKRGLRYSSIRGHQTPKQRQANIDAFVSDPEVAVVVCSLSAAGVGLNLQVASNVVLAELSWTDAEQTQAIDRVHRIGQEEPVTAWRIIAAQTIDSKVAQLIDDKAGLAARALDGSDEEVSSSEDIQLEALVALLTDALQARLTV
- a CDS encoding SDR family NAD(P)-dependent oxidoreductase, which produces MNTTPTPVALVTGVDTGLGLEVARQLSLTGAVVLVAARTAEAAKDAVVDLPALEPLGVDLDVTDDESVHAAVAAVVASRARLDILVNTTAHSRPGDREPTEREPWAGTVTGADLEQARQLLDVALFGAWRLTRAFLPLLLRSDHPRVVNVGSGAGSHGDPVLGLGARAGADAAYGIGAAALNALTSLLAAELATGGILVNTVCPDSPSAGGERTAAASAPGVVWAATLPDDGPTGGFFRDGATLPW
- a CDS encoding MurR/RpiR family transcriptional regulator, which produces MAEDLLVRLRQSLPELTPAAGRLAAAALADPAAASSRSIGDLATHCETSTASVARFCRRLGFTGYKEFRLALARAAAGEDGRRIDFGVADGDIDPADGLRAVVRKLAYQEARAVEETADALDLDEVERVVDAIERAPVVDVYGSASSGLAAQDLQHKLRRIGCLANSWTDAHLALTSAAVLPTGSVAIAFSHSGETEESLAALEVARAAGAFTVAVTNFPGSPLARGADAVLTTVSRETRFRYGAMSSRMAQLTVVDVLFIRVAQRRPDEVSVSLAATLSALSGRRRPQGLR
- a CDS encoding ABC transporter substrate-binding protein; protein product: METIRPRGLPVRSTLVGVVATTALALSGCSGGDGGSAAGADGPLVFGISADPTQTIPWLSTSTQSLQVLGQIYSSLLNTDADLQPVAGLSNLPEVSADGKTYTFTLKQGVKFGNGSALDSEDVVYTFEKIMDPATKATSASYFASVDSVEAPDPQTVVVKLKAPDASFVSALSNVNTSIVPSDVPVDSLTTTPVGSGPYLFETRTPNQSITLKRNDAYYQGKPGLPSVQFRIIADEKAMVSALRTGAVDMAVFDNSVTARTATGGNVKVSTVDQLNFHVLQLRADAPALKDVDVRLAMSCAIDRKQVLDTAALGAGKLTGPITSPAFRSDPDARPCPTRDVAKAKDLLAKAGKSGGFTINMITSQGLYSTAVNEAQNIQAQLKDVGITVKLETLDSGEYVQRWLAGDFDTAIALNGGSSDPNTMYARYFTSTGSFNKVAGYRSASLDSLFAEGKATSDEAARKAVYAKVSKELEDNAVWVWTYTGNLYIAANSGVKGFEPKTNADLSTLWKTTVSSS